The SAR202 cluster bacterium genomic interval TGTACGGGTCGATCCTCGTCTTGCCCTTTTCAAAAACGACTATAAACTCCGCCAATACAATCGTTGGGACAATTCCAGTCGCTTCACCATTGTCAATACTGTGAAGGATAGACTTTGGAGAACCCGGCAGTTTCCTGCTCTCTTCCAAGTACCAGATCAACGTATGGGTATCGATAACGACCTTAAGACCCGGATTCATACTTTTCAATCCCACCACTAAGTGAGCGTTTCGCGATCTCTATCTCCTCGTCGGAAACATCGACCCCTTTGAGAATCCCCATCAAACTCTTGCGGCTTTTCTTACGCTCCCCGATCAGTTGTTTCAAGTCGTCGAGTTCCCGCTGAATTTTCTCAATCTGGCGAACGATCAGGACATCCGTGTCCATTGCGAACCTCCGCTAAAACCGCTCCCTGCTTCCCGACATTATAACTCAGACGCCGTCCTCACCCCTCCAGCACCTTCACCCTGTCACCCAGGTGGCGGCCGAGAGCGGCGAGGTAGCCGTCGATTGTGTTGCTTTGCTTGATGACGAACCGCGCGATAAACCGGAAGTACGGGTTGTAGATCTCTCCGTGCTCCGTGATTGTGAGCGCCGTCACCTCTCCGTACGGCTCGATGTCGTAGGTCCAGCTCCCGCCGAAGGATATCTGCCGGTCCGCGATCTTGCGGACGATGCGGCGGCCGGGAACGAGGTCGATGGTCTGGTAGGTGAGCGCCTGGCCGCGGCGGTCGGTCTCGCGCCACATCTCGCACCCGTTCACGTCCCGCAGGCGCTCCACCTTGCGGAGGTCGCGCCTCCACGCAAGCTGCCCCCTGAAGTCCGTTATCGCCGCCCAAACGTCCTCCGGCGGGCGGTTGACAATGGCCCGACGCACGATGCGGTGCTCAACAGCCATCCAGCCGCCCATAAAACCGATCAGCAGCACGATGGTGGTAAAGAGGCTGAACCCGACCAAGAACCAGTAGATCACATCAATCTCCTGAGGCCTTTGAGCGCAGAGAGCGCAGAGTTCAAGACAAAGGATGAATTATGAAGTATGAGTGATGAAGGTCCGATCCGAAGGCCATTGATCCCACTTCATAATTCATACTTCATCCTTCATAATTCTCTAGTCAATTCCCCACACCTTCGACGCGCGCTTCGGGAAGAGGATGTTGAGGAGCAATCGCGACTCGTCCGAGCTCATGATGCAGTCCGGGAAGGCGTATTCAAGGTCCTCCACCGAGCGAAAGCCGAACAGCACCTGCACGAAGGTGTGCTCCGGGAAGAGCGCGTCCCGCTTGCGGGGCCACATGCGGCTGTCGAGCTACTCCGGCGTCCACGGCGAGAGGTCCTTGACCTTGCCCTGCTGGAACGCGAGCTTCACCCCATTACCCACAAAGCTGATGTGCAGATCGCCCGTGTAGCCTGCCAGCACGGACCGCTCCAGGCGGCGCTCCAGCACCGGCCTTATATGGCCCAGGAACGCCGGCACATCCGCCACCCTCATGTACCACGCATAGGGCTTGTGCACCTGCGGCAGGCGCCACTTGTACAGATCGTACACGGGGTGGTCAGTCCCCAGCGTGAAGCCGATGGCGCCGGTGGACTCGCGCTTGTCGCGGGCCGCGTACTCCTCGGCCGTCCTGCTCAGGTAGCGCATGACGCTCGGGGTAACGTCCTGCCACTGCACGCCCTCGTCGAGCTCGTACACGAGCGCGGACGCCGCTGGCCACCACAGCGTAGGCGCGTGCACGAGTATCCCGACCGGCCCTCCGCCCGCCGCCTCTATGACACAGTACTTCAGGTAGCGAGCCGACTTCTCGTGCCTGTGGAAAAGGTCGAAGCGCCACATATCCGGAGTGCGCTTCGCCGAGACCAGGTATCGTCCCATGCCACGGTCGTAGACGCGCACCAGGAACGGGATATCAGCCTCCGCGGCGGGCCGCACGACGTACGGCTCCTTCTCCTCAGCCTTGATGCCGGGGACGTGCCACTTTGAGCCGGAGCGCCCGCCGTAGTGCTCCAGCGCCAGGTCGTAGCCGAACTGCCGGTAGTACCACGGGATGCCGGTGATCGCCTGCACCTGCTCCCCCCGCTCGCGGCTCCACTGGTGGACGGCGTCCATCTGCGCACGCACCAGGCCCCGGCGGCGGTAGTCCGGGTGCGTGCCGACGAGCTCGATGCGACCGACAGTGAACTCGATCTCCTCGTACCGCCACGTCTGGGAGATCAGATTGAGCGTGGACGCGATTGCGCCCGTTTTCGTGTCTACGACAAGGGTAAAATCCTCGGGGCCAAAGCCGGGCATGCGGCCGGACATAAGGTCGCGGGTCCAGTGCGCGAGCAGCTCGTCAGGCCGGTCCTTGCCAGTGTGGACGAAGCGGTTGAACTCGGCGAGGGCGTCCGCATCCGAAGGCGCAGCGCGGCGCATCACCAGCCCGTTGCCGAGGTCCCGAAGCACAACGCCCGCCTGCGTGTGGTCGCTCATGCCTTCGCCCCCAGGCGCATCCTGGACACGATCACCGGTGGTATCCCCCTGTAGTTTTCCCACGCCATCGGCGACCGGTCAGATACCCGGTCATCAAACGCGGGCTCGTACATGCCGTCCAGCACGAAGCCCGCGCGGAAGCATGCATTGAATATAACGCTCAGCGGGCGCTCGAAGTACAGCGTCGGCTCGGGCTGCGAGCGGACCGACAGTCCCTTCGCGACGATCGTGTCCAGGTATCCGGTCACCTTGACAGCCCTGGTTAGCACGATCTCCCCATCCCGCTCCTGCTGCTCGACGACCTTCAGGGCCTGCGTAGAGTTAAAGCTCGGGTGCATCTGCGAGAAGACGAACCGTCCGCCGGGCTTCAACAGCTTCGCCAGTGAGGTTACCAGCGGCGTGATATCCGCGATGTCCATGAACGCCATCGTGCACACCGCGGCGTCGAACCGGCCCGCGACGAAGGCCAGGAGTTCGGCGGCGTTTGTGGCGTCCGCAACGTGGTACTCGATGCGCTTTGCATCCTCGCCCGTCGTGCGCCTTTTCGCAATCTCGATGAGCTTCGAGGAGAAGTCGAACGCGACAACCTGCGCGCCCTTCTCGGCCATGATGCGGGCGAAATGGCCGTTGCCGCAGGCCGCGTCCAACACCGCCTCGCCCGGCCTGAGGCCGAGCAGCGCCTCCTGCGCGGGGTTGATGAGGTACCTCTGGAAGTTGTTTCCCTCGCCCACGGTGCTGTCCCACGCCTCAGCATTGGCATCCCAGGCGCGGCGCGACTCTTCGGTAAGCTCCCGAACGTTGATGGATTGCATGGACAGGAGTGCTCACTTTCTCTAAGGGTACGCGGCATATCGTAGGGGCGCACTGCTGTGCGCCCGTCTTGGTAACAGCGACCGCAATCGTAGGCAGGAAAGCGGGCGCACATCGGTGCGCCCCCACGAAGAATAACCCCACCTCGCATCGCGTCCTTCACGTCCTCGAATTATACCGCCACCAGATTGACGCCTGCTATCGCTCCTCATAGAATTGCGACGTGTTGGGCGGCTTGAATAGACTGGCCTGGTGGCCCTGTTCCTGTAGCCCGCGCGATTCATCGCGCCTGCGCTGCTTACAGTAACCATCGGTGAGCCTGACAGGCGCGATGAATCGCGCGACTACAAAGCTATCGGGAACATTAGTTCTGGTGATAAACTAAGTCTTATGAACGAACGACTCGTATCCGGCAAAGTACATACCGAAGATACAACCGACACCAGCCTCCGCCCACGGACGCTGGATGACTACGTTGGCCAGGATGCCATCAAGGGCAACCTCAAGATTGCCATCACCGCCGCGCGCCAGCGCAATGAGCCCCTTGACCACGTCCTCATGTACGGCCCGCCGGGGCTGGGCAAGACCACCCTCGCTAACATCGTCGCCACCGAGATGGGCGTGCGCATCAAGACCACCTCCGGGCCCGCCATCGAGCGCGCCGGCGATATGGTCTCCATCCTTACGCAGCTCAAAGAGCACGACATCCTGTTCGTGGACGAGATCCACCGCCTCAGCCGCGTCGTGGAAGAGGTGCTCTACCCCGCGATGGAGGACTACTTCGTCTCCTGGGTGATCGACAAGGGGCTGAAGGCGCGCAGCATGAACCTGAGCATCAAGCCCTTTACGCTCATCGGCGCCACCACCCGCTACGGCATGATGAGCGCGCCCCTGCGCGACCGTTTCGGCTCTATCTACCGCCTGGAGTTCTACGACGATAAGGCGATGCACCGCATCGTCACCCGCTCCGCCCGAATCCTGGGCATCGAGGCCGACCCCGAGGGCATCGACGAAATCGCACGCCGCGCCCGTGGCACCCCGCGCGTCGCCAACCGCCTGCTCCGCCGCGTCCGCGACTTCGCGCAGGTGAAGGCAGGCAACGTCATCACCCTTGCGGTCGCGAAGGAGGCGCTCGCGCTCCTTGAGGTGGACGACCTGGGGCTGGACCGCATCGACCATAAGGTGCTCGGCGCGATCATCGAGAAGTTCAACGGCGGGCCGGTCGGCATCGACACCATCGCGGCGTCGATCAGCGAAGAGGCGGACACGATAGAGGACGTCTACGAGCCGTACCTCCTGCAGCTCGGCTTCCTCGACCGCACCAAGCGCGGCCGTGTGGCCACGAAGCGGGCCTACGAGCACCTGGGCCGCCCGGTGCCCAAGAACCACCCCGGCAGCGAGCAGGCGAGCATGTTTTAGGGGGGCTTATTCATGGCAAAGAGCGCAGAAGTTAACGCCTGGTTCGCAGCGTTCGAGCACCCCCTCAAGGACGCCATGCTCCTGGCGCGCGAGGTCATCCTCGCCGCCGACCCGCGCATTGAAGAGTGCATCAAGTGGAAGACGCCCACATTCACCTTCAAGGGAAACCTGGCGAGCTTCAACCCCCGCAGCAAGTCGCACGTCAGCCTCCTCTTCCACACGGGCGCCCACATCCCCGGAAGCCACCCCCGGCTGGAGGGCGGCGCAGACACCGCCCGCTACATGAAGTTCGCGGACGCAGCGGACGTGAAGGCGCAGAAGGCGGACCTTGAGCGAGTGGTCAGGGCGTGGTGCGACTGGAAGGCGGGGTAGCCTTTCGCATGTGCCGCACCTCCCACCCACGCCCCTCCAGCGCCGCGCCGATTAGCAGCGCGCGGTGGCACTTCGCCGGGTCCTCCTCCGCGCACATGATCGCCGTGACGGACTCGCCGGGGATGCGCTCCAGCTCGGCCAGGCCCTGTCTGAACCACGGGCGTGCGGCGATCTCTTCGTAGCTGGGGCTGCCAGAGACGTCGTAACAGGCCGGGTCGGCCGGTCCGCCGCCGAGCGTGTCCCCCATGTAGACGTACCGCTTGCCGATGGATTCGAGAAGCCCTGGCAGACGCGTCTTGTTGGCAAAAAGTGCAAATCGGCTGACAGAATGTGCCCGCACGTCCACAAGGGTCCGGATGCCGTGCCGTAGCAGCAGCGGGGTAAAGGTGTCCCACGTGTGGTTGCTGTGGCCGATTGTGTAGATGGCTTTGGGCATGGCACAACCTGTTAAGGTGTTCCTTCCGGATATGGTAGGATTTTACTTGGTATGCCGGTTGAGGAGTACAGGAGGAGCGTATGGTGCAAACATATGAAGCCATAATAGATTCGGAAGGCAACATACGCCTGCTGGAGTCTGTTAATTTGCCTATTTCTAGACGCGCCCTGGTGGTTGTTCTTGAAGAAGAGCCGAGTATCCAGGTAAGCGAAACCGCCTTGTTGAGCGAAAAGACCCTGGCAGAGGACTGGAACCGGCCAGAGGAAGACCAAGCTTGGGCGCACCTGCAGCAGGGGAAGTTGTCCTAGTTCCCTTCCCATTCTCCGACCTGTCGCAGTCCAAGCTTCGGCCAGCAGTAGTGATGGCTAATGCCGGTCGTGGCGACCTGATTCTTTGTCAGATCACCAGCAACCCATACGGCGATTCCACCGCGATTACGCTTCTTGACCAGGATTTTGAATCGGGCAAACTCCAAGTCGTCAGTTACGCGCGACCGGGAAAGTTATTCACTGCCTGCAGCACGCTGATAGTCGCCGCCGTCGGGAAACTTCGACGCCCGGTGGCGTCACGAATAACACACGCGACTGTAAAGTTACTGACCGAAGCTCTCCCCTCCAAATAGCTTCCCCCCGCCCTTCACCCTTCACCCCTGTCCCCGTACCCTACACGCCCTTTTTCGACGCCTCCAGCGCGGCGTAGTTCATGTGGTACAGGTGCTCATAGAGCCCGTTGAGCTGCATGAGCTGGTCGTGTGTGCCCTGCTCCTCGATGTGGCCGCGGTTGAGGACGACGATCTTGTCCGCGCCGCGTATGGTTGAGAGGCGGTGTGCGATCACGATGGCCGTTCGGCCGTGCAGCAGGCACTGGAGCGCCCTCTGGATGAGCATCTCGGTGAAGCTGTCTATGTTCGCGGTGGCCTCGTCCAGTATCAGGACGCGCGGGTCTGCGACGATCGCTCGGGCGAAGCTGATGAGCTGCCGCTGGCCCACGCTAAGGTTGGAGCCGCGCTCCTCCAGGTGGGTGTCGTAACCGTCCTCCAGCTTCATAATAAACTCGTGCGCGCCTACGGCCTTCGCCGCCTCAACCATCTGCTCCTCGGTCGCCCCCTCGTGGTTGTACTTGATGTTCTCGCGCACCGTCCCGGAGAACAGGAACGGCTCCTGCAGCACGAGCGCCGTTTGCCGCGCCAACGACCGGCGGGTGACGTCGCGGATGTCGTGGCCGTCCACCAGGATCGCCCCCTGCCCGCGCGGCACGTCGTAGAAGCGCGAGACGAGCGATATCATCGTCGTCTTGCCCGCGCCGGTGGGGCCGACGATCGCGACCGTCTCGCCGGGCTTCACGTGGAGACTGAGGTCGTTGATGACAGTTTGCCCGGGCAGGTAGCCGAACGTCACGTTCTTGAATTCGACCTCGCCCCTGATCGACGGCAGGTCCTCCGCGCCGGGCGCGTCCACCAGGTCCGGCACGGTGTCGAGCGTCTCAAAGATGCGCGCGCCGGAGGCCATCGCCTTCTGGAGCTGCGTGTACTGCATCGTCAGGCTGCGGATGGGGTCGAAGAAGCGCTGGATGTACATGACGAAAGCGACGAGCGCGCCAATCTCGAGCGCGTCGCCCGTGACCTGGCGCGCGCCGAAGTAGAGCACCAGGCCAACGGATACTGCCGTGAGCACGTCCACGATCGGCAGCAGGCCGGCGGAGAGGCGGCTGGCTTCCAGCGTGGCGTCCAGGTTCTCCTTGTTCTTCCCGTCGAAGACCTTGAGGTTTCGCTCCTGCCGGTTCATGCTCTGCACAACGCGCACGCCGGTGATGTTCTCGTTCAGCGCGCCGTTCACTATGGCAATGGACGTGCGGGCGCGGATGAACGACTTCCGCGCAAACGGCTGCCACAGGTACATCACCGCGAGCAGGACGGGCAGCACCACCATAGCGAGGAGCCCCAGCTTCCAGTTGAGGAGCATCATGGCGGCGATGATGAAGACCAGGCTCATCAGGTCGCCCAGGGTGACGACGACGATACCGAGGAACTCCTGGAGCTACCCCACGTCGCCCTGGACGCGGGACATCAGGCGGCCGACCTCTATCTTGTTGAAGAAGTTTAGGGAAAGCCTTTGTAGGTGGCGGAACATCGCGCCGCGCAGGCCGAAGAGCACACCCTGCCCCGCCTTGGCGATGCTGATCTCCATTGCAAAGTTGGAGAGCCAGTTGATGACGGCGTTTCCGAAGAAGGCGGCGATTATCAACGTCAGGCCGGCCTTGTCGTTGTGCTGGATGTAGCCGTCGATCGCCAGCTTGATGATCCATGGAACGGCAACGTTCGTCGCCGCGAAGACGAGCATCGCGCCGAGGGCGACTGCCATGAACATCTTGTAAGGCGCAACGTAAGGAATGAGGCGCGTGACCACGCGGTGGTCGTAGGCCGACCCAAAGACCTCTTCTTCCGTCATCCCTGCGCTTTTGGCGGCGCTGCCGGCGATGTTGTTCATGCCTTGGCCCTCCCCTTCCGGGCCGCGTCAGGCACGTCGAACTCCCTCATCTTCTCTTCCTGCGGCCTGAGCTGCAGGTCGTAGATATCGCGGTACAGGCCGCCCAGCCTTATGAGCTCCTGGTGCGTCCCGCGCTCCACTATCTCGCCGGCCTTGAGCACGAGAAGCTGGTGCGCGCGGTGGACTGTGCTTAACCTGTGGGCGATGACGAATGTCGTCCGTCCGTGCATCACCGCCTCCATGGCAGCGCGTATCTGCTCCTCAGTATGAGCGTCCACGCTGGAGGTGGAGTCGTCAAGAATCAGGACCGGCGGGTCCAGGAGCACCGCGCGGGCGATGGACAGGCGCTGGCGCTGGCCGCCGGAAAGGCTGACGCCCCGCTCTCCGATGACCGTCTCGTAGCCCTTGGGAAGCGTCTCGATGTATTCGTGTAGCTGCGCCACCCTCGCGGCGTTAACAACCTCCTCCATCGTCGCCTCGCCGCGGCCGTACGCAATGTTCTCGCGCATGGAGGTGTTGAACAGGAATACGTCCTTCTGCACCACGCCGATGTTGCGGCGTAGCGATTTCAGCGTTACGTCGCGAATGCTCTGGCCATCTATGGAGATGCGGCCGGAATTGACGTCATAAAAGCGCGGCAAAAGGTTCACAACGGATGTCTTGCCCGATCCGGGCGCGCCTAGCAGCGCCGTTATGCGGCCCGGAGGCGCATCTATGTTGATCTTCTTGAGCACCTGCGGGCCGTTGCCGTAGCTGCAATCCACGTCCTCGAACCGCACGTGGCCCTTCGACCGCGGCACTACGACGGCGTTGGGCTTTCCCTTCACGGGCGACTCGGTATCCAGGATATCGAAGAGCCGTTCGCCGGCAGAAACGGCGCGGGCGAAGTTGCTGACCACCATGCCGAGTTGGCGGACCGGCATGGACATGATCTGCAGGTAGAAGAGCGCCTGCGCCAGCTGGCCCGGCGTCAGGCTGCCTTCGATCACGCGCATGCCGCCGTACCACAGCACAAGGCCGACGACGGTGGTGTACGAGAGCACAAGGACCGTGCCGTTGGCGGCCTGGTACCAGGAGGTCGTCACCATCTCTTTCGCCACGCTGTCGCTCTTTATCTCGAACTTCTTCTCCTCGTAGTCGTCGGACGCGAACGCCTTGACGACCTTCTGGCCGGAGAAGTTCTCCTGCAGGACGGTGTTGAGCTCGGCCATCTTCTTCTGCGCCCGCAGCCATGCGGCGCGCTGCTTTGTGCGCGTCCAGATGGACAGGATAGGCACCACCGGCAGGAAGCTGATGCTCACGAGACCCAGGCGCAAGTCCATCCGGATCATGACAAACGAAACGGAGATGAAGATCAGGATGTAGTACGGCACGCGCACCAGCGCCATGTTTACGAACAGTCGGATCGCCTCCATGTCCACGATGGCGCGGGACATAAGGTTGCCGGTATGCTGCTTGTCGTGAAAAGCAAAGCTGAGGTGCTGGACGTGGTCGTAAAACTTGTTACGGATGTCGTAGACAGTGACCTGCCCCATAGCTTCGCCTAGGTATGTCTGCCCGTAAGCAAAGAGGCCCCGCGCCAGGCCGGCGCCGAGGATGAGAAGCGATATTGTAAGGATGGTCGTATTTGAAACGACGCCGCCGTCCAGCATCGCAGCCACCTTGTCGATGGCCTCGCCGAACAGGCGCGGGAGGATGAGGTGGAACGCCGTGGTGCCGATAAGGCACAGGTACGATAGCGCCATCATCCACTTGTGGCGCACCGTGAACTGGAGTATTCGGAGTAGTATCTTCATTACGTGCCGGGAACGCTGCCCGGTGGGCCCTCAGAATGGCTTGGCAGGCTTCGTCTCACCATGGGGAACGCGGAGCCGCAAAAGTCAATCATACTCCCGCGCGGCCTCTTTTCAAGGCTGAGGCTAATATTTTGCGTCATGCGAAGGGAGCGTCCAAACAGGCGGGGATGCGGGCGGAAAAAGACAGCGGCCCCGCCGGGCGGGGCCGCTGTGCGAAGTGCAGTCCTGGTCAGTACCGGGAGCGCGTGGGCTCGTTCATCAGGAATGGCCAAGCGGGCGGGCTGTCGTTCTCGAGCGCCGCAAGGATGGCGCGGTAGCGGACTTCGCACTTCCACATCTGGGCGATGATGCGCCGTCGCTCCCACTCACCGTAGGACAGGCGGGCGTCGTGGTAGTTGATCCGCCCCTCGCTCTCCACGTAAGTCGCCAGCTCATACGCGGCGGAGTTGCGCGCTCGAATGTACGGCATTTCCGTATGATTGGCGGGAATGTTGATCCCGACGATCACGGCCGATTCGCTAAGGTGGAAGACCATAATTACCGCAGCCTGCTCGGCATCGTCCATGCGGCCCCTGTCGATGAGCTGCGTCATCTCGCTGGACCTGGTGCGGGCCAGGTCAACGTGCGCCTTGGCCTTCTCCACGTCTGACTTGGGCATCCGCATGGAGATATCTTCTCTGGTGGTCTTGACCCAGTACAGGGGGTCTCCGGGCAGGCTGTTGGCCGCCGCGACATTTGCGCCGAAGGCCGTGCCGGTGACCATGACGGCCGCGATAAGGCCGGCGGCGGCGAAGCGCGGTACGCGCGGTGCGCGGGCGGCGAGCCATGCGAAGCGACTCTTCTTGCGGACCCGGCGCTCAGCAGCGGAAGCGTTCAGCCGCGCCAGCCCCCGCGCCTTCGCGTCAGTCCGGTAACGTACGGA includes:
- a CDS encoding GNAT family N-acetyltransferase, with protein sequence MSDHTQAGVVLRDLGNGLVMRRAAPSDADALAEFNRFVHTGKDRPDELLAHWTRDLMSGRMPGFGPEDFTLVVDTKTGAIASTLNLISQTWRYEEIEFTVGRIELVGTHPDYRRRGLVRAQMDAVHQWSRERGEQVQAITGIPWYYRQFGYDLALEHYGGRSGSKWHVPGIKAEEKEPYVVRPAAEADIPFLVRVYDRGMGRYLVSAKRTPDMWRFDLFHRHEKSARYLKYCVIEAAGGGPVGILVHAPTLWWPAASALVYELDEGVQWQDVTPSVMRYLSRTAEEYAARDKRESTGAIGFTLGTDHPVYDLYKWRLPQVHKPYAWYMRVADVPAFLGHIRPVLERRLERSVLAGYTGDLHISFVGNGVKLAFQQGKVKDLSPWTPE
- a CDS encoding DUF488 domain-containing protein → MPKAIYTIGHSNHTWDTFTPLLLRHGIRTLVDVRAHSVSRFALFANKTRLPGLLESIGKRYVYMGDTLGGGPADPACYDVSGSPSYEEIAARPWFRQGLAELERIPGESVTAIMCAEEDPAKCHRALLIGAALEGRGWEVRHMRKATPPSSRTTP
- a CDS encoding ABC transporter ATP-binding protein is translated as MNNIAGSAAKSAGMTEEEVFGSAYDHRVVTRLIPYVAPYKMFMAVALGAMLVFAATNVAVPWIIKLAIDGYIQHNDKAGLTLIIAAFFGNAVINWLSNFAMEISIAKAGQGVLFGLRGAMFRHLQRLSLNFFNKIEVGRLMSRVQGDVG
- a CDS encoding DUF1801 domain-containing protein produces the protein MAKSAEVNAWFAAFEHPLKDAMLLAREVILAADPRIEECIKWKTPTFTFKGNLASFNPRSKSHVSLLFHTGAHIPGSHPRLEGGADTARYMKFADAADVKAQKADLERVVRAWCDWKAG
- a CDS encoding class I SAM-dependent methyltransferase, encoding MQSINVRELTEESRRAWDANAEAWDSTVGEGNNFQRYLINPAQEALLGLRPGEAVLDAACGNGHFARIMAEKGAQVVAFDFSSKLIEIAKRRTTGEDAKRIEYHVADATNAAELLAFVAGRFDAAVCTMAFMDIADITPLVTSLAKLLKPGGRFVFSQMHPSFNSTQALKVVEQQERDGEIVLTRAVKVTGYLDTIVAKGLSVRSQPEPTLYFERPLSVIFNACFRAGFVLDGMYEPAFDDRVSDRSPMAWENYRGIPPVIVSRMRLGAKA
- a CDS encoding type II toxin-antitoxin system VapC family toxin; amino-acid sequence: MNPGLKVVIDTHTLIWYLEESRKLPGSPKSILHSIDNGEATGIVPTIVLAEFIVVFEKGKTRIDPYRLIRRVENETNFEFAPLSMGVLRRMGDLAQLELHDRIIVATALSLDAKLITRDPIIRSSGLVECIW
- a CDS encoding type II toxin-antitoxin system PemK/MazF family toxin — its product is MGAPAAGEVVLVPFPFSDLSQSKLRPAVVMANAGRGDLILCQITSNPYGDSTAITLLDQDFESGKLQVVSYARPGKLFTACSTLIVAAVGKLRRPVASRITHATVKLLTEALPSK
- the ruvB gene encoding Holliday junction branch migration DNA helicase RuvB — protein: MNERLVSGKVHTEDTTDTSLRPRTLDDYVGQDAIKGNLKIAITAARQRNEPLDHVLMYGPPGLGKTTLANIVATEMGVRIKTTSGPAIERAGDMVSILTQLKEHDILFVDEIHRLSRVVEEVLYPAMEDYFVSWVIDKGLKARSMNLSIKPFTLIGATTRYGMMSAPLRDRFGSIYRLEFYDDKAMHRIVTRSARILGIEADPEGIDEIARRARGTPRVANRLLRRVRDFAQVKAGNVITLAVAKEALALLEVDDLGLDRIDHKVLGAIIEKFNGGPVGIDTIAASISEEADTIEDVYEPYLLQLGFLDRTKRGRVATKRAYEHLGRPVPKNHPGSEQASMF
- a CDS encoding ABC transporter ATP-binding protein, which encodes MSLVFIIAAMMLLNWKLGLLAMVVLPVLLAVMYLWQPFARKSFIRARTSIAIVNGALNENITGVRVVQSMNRQERNLKVFDGKNKENLDATLEASRLSAGLLPIVDVLTAVSVGLVLYFGARQVTGDALEIGALVAFVMYIQRFFDPIRSLTMQYTQLQKAMASGARIFETLDTVPDLVDAPGAEDLPSIRGEVEFKNVTFGYLPGQTVINDLSLHVKPGETVAIVGPTGAGKTTMISLVSRFYDVPRGQGAILVDGHDIRDVTRRSLARQTALVLQEPFLFSGTVRENIKYNHEGATEEQMVEAAKAVGAHEFIMKLEDGYDTHLEERGSNLSVGQRQLISFARAIVADPRVLILDEATANIDSFTEMLIQRALQCLLHGRTAIVIAHRLSTIRGADKIVVLNRGHIEEQGTHDQLMQLNGLYEHLYHMNYAALEASKKGV
- a CDS encoding ABC transporter ATP-binding protein; the encoded protein is MKILLRILQFTVRHKWMMALSYLCLIGTTAFHLILPRLFGEAIDKVAAMLDGGVVSNTTILTISLLILGAGLARGLFAYGQTYLGEAMGQVTVYDIRNKFYDHVQHLSFAFHDKQHTGNLMSRAIVDMEAIRLFVNMALVRVPYYILIFISVSFVMIRMDLRLGLVSISFLPVVPILSIWTRTKQRAAWLRAQKKMAELNTVLQENFSGQKVVKAFASDDYEEKKFEIKSDSVAKEMVTTSWYQAANGTVLVLSYTTVVGLVLWYGGMRVIEGSLTPGQLAQALFYLQIMSMPVRQLGMVVSNFARAVSAGERLFDILDTESPVKGKPNAVVVPRSKGHVRFEDVDCSYGNGPQVLKKINIDAPPGRITALLGAPGSGKTSVVNLLPRFYDVNSGRISIDGQSIRDVTLKSLRRNIGVVQKDVFLFNTSMRENIAYGRGEATMEEVVNAARVAQLHEYIETLPKGYETVIGERGVSLSGGQRQRLSIARAVLLDPPVLILDDSTSSVDAHTEEQIRAAMEAVMHGRTTFVIAHRLSTVHRAHQLLVLKAGEIVERGTHQELIRLGGLYRDIYDLQLRPQEEKMREFDVPDAARKGRAKA